The proteins below come from a single Miscanthus floridulus cultivar M001 chromosome 1, ASM1932011v1, whole genome shotgun sequence genomic window:
- the LOC136482018 gene encoding uncharacterized protein, translated as MVFGNVFIVLGSGVAGSVLTGDAKLPKLGDVFSGAAKFVKKHGKEGGDAKSGSSDQNQLLSQINNLREQIHTLATTPNTIVTPAANSGPGVYTITAVVVAGAIGYAYIKWKGWKLSDMMFVTKRGLSDACTAVGNHLDQVSDSVVVTRKHLAGRIDRVDISLDETQQIIEGTRDEVGIIHGDLSAFQEDLQSVNLVVRTLESKMGRLESSQDQTVDGINHLCEFTRKMGPSQNANVRQVSSSSIPAVMDSSSERIVGRASCLPRLALESPISSPVAESPRAETSLQASPAAKRPETTSQEQEGVSRPCRTRNREGSSEEKSSHSHGPSSSSSALSSAKAASMKTQNPSSSRLGGLWMPVLGTLLRASALS; from the exons ATGGTGTTCGGCAATGTCTTCATCGTCCTCGGCTCCG GCGTCGCTGGATCCGTTCTCACTGGTGACGCCAAACTTCCTAAACTGGGGGATGTATTCTCTGGAGCCGCCAAG TTTGTGAAGAAACATGGGAAAGAAGGCGGTGACGCAAAGTCTGGCAGCAGCGATCAGAACCAGTTGCTATCTCAG ATCAACAATCTCAGGGAGCAGATACACACCCTAGCCACAACACCAAATACAATAGTGACACCGGCTGCGAATTCTG GACCCGGCGTATATACTATAACAGCAGTTGTTGTTGCTGGGGCTATCGGCTATGCTTATATAAAGTGGAAG GGATGGAAACTCTCTGATATGATGTTTGTGACAAAGCGTGGTTTATCTGATGCTTGCACTGCTGTTGGCAACCATTTGGATCAAGTTTCAGACTCTGTCGTT GTCACAAGGAAACATCTGGCTGGGAGGATTGATCGTGTGGATATTAGTTTAGATGAAACCCAGCAGATTATTGAAGGCACAAGGGATGAG GTTGGAATCATACATGGAGATCTAAGTGCTTTCCAGGAGGATTTGCAATCAGTCAATCTTGTAGTTCGGACTCTG GAATCCAAGATGGGGCGTCTTGAAAGCTCTCAG GATCAAACGGTAGACGGAATAAATCACTTATGTGAGTTCACCCGAAAGATGGGACCTAGCCAGAATGCCAATGTTCGTCAG GTCTCTTCGTCATCCATTCCTGCAGTTATGGATTCCTCTTCGGAGCGAATTGTTGGGAGG GCTAGCTGTTTGCCTCGTCTAGCTCTGGAATCGCCAATCTCCTCACCTGTAGCTGAATCGCCTAGAGCAGAGACATCCCTGCAGGCTTCACCTGCGGCCAAACGGCCTGAGACGACATCGCAG GAGCAGGAAGGTGTTAGCCGACCATGTCGTACGAGAAACAGGGAAGGATCATCTGAGGAGAAGTCATCCCATTCGCatgggccatcatcatcatcatcagcattatcgtcggctaaagcagctagcatGAAGACACAAAACCCAAGCTCGAGCCGATTGGGGGGCCTCTGGATGCCTGTGCTTGGCACTTTGCTCAGGGCTTCTGCTTTAAGTTAG